The Helianthus annuus cultivar XRQ/B chromosome 16, HanXRQr2.0-SUNRISE, whole genome shotgun sequence genome includes a window with the following:
- the LOC118488211 gene encoding uncharacterized protein LOC118488211 has translation MAPYEMLYGRKCRTPVCWGEVGPRELEHKDIIGLTNQKIDIVRAHLRAAQNRQKAYADKRRKPIEFQVGDKVMLKVSPWKGVIRFRKRGKLSPRFIGPFRIIERVGRVAYRLELPPELSGIHSTFHVSQLRKCLADETAYIHYDDIKVDNSLNYAVRPIAILDCKVKRLRNKMVYQVKVKWEHRKGSDTTWESEEEMKRLHPTLFGNTSEASGSQAGADARQKGKL, from the exons ATGGCTCCGTATGAAATGCTATACGGAAGGAAGTGtcgaactccggtatgttggggtgagGTTGGCCCGCGTGAACTTGAACATAAAGATATAATCGGACTCACGAATCAAAAGATCGACATAGTCCGAGCTCACTTAAGGGCGGCTCAAAATCGACAGAAGGCGTATGCGGACAAACGGAGAAAACCGATTGAGTTCCAAGTTGGCGATAAGGttatgttgaaggtatcaccGTGGAAAGGAGTAATCCGGTttagaaaaaggggaaagttaagccccAGGTTTATCGGGCCCTTCAGAATCATCGAACGAGTCGGTAGGGTGGCTTACCGTCTCGAATTGCCCCCAGAGTTGAGTGGGATACATAGCACGTTCCATGTATCACAGCTccggaaatgtctagctgacgaaaccGCGTATATTCACTATGACGACATCAAGGTGGATAATAGTCTCAACTACGCGGTGAGACCAATTGCTATTCTAGACTGTAAGGTGAAAAGGTTAAGGAACAAGATGGTCTatcaagtaaaggtcaaatgggaacaccGAAAAGGATCAGACACCACTTGGGAGTCTGAAGAGGAAATGAAACGACTACACCCTACACTTTTCG GCAACACGAGCGAGGcgtcgggaagtcaagccggtgcGGACGCTCGCCAAAAGGGAAAGCTCTAA